In the genome of Myxococcus stipitatus, one region contains:
- a CDS encoding ABC-F family ATP-binding cassette domain-containing protein, whose product MSLVIAQDLSLSYGKKVLFDSDSFSLGPKDRVGLVGANGTGKSTLMKILAGVIQPDSGSLTYRRRARWGYLPQEIAGLPEGTVVEAVMSTVPGRDTLESRLKDTEAALAEASDEEDQLELAQSLADLHAELDDFENRFGKHHAERILKGLGFKDADLLKPTSALSGGWRMRAALAGLLLQDPDLLLLDEPTNHLDVPTLTWFDGFLRRSNKAMVLISHDKDFLNRQIDRVVSLELEGVREYAGNYDEYKRLRAEEKVLLQARAEKVEARRAELQSFIDRFGAKATKAKQAQSRAKMIEKLEKVHVLEERSTMKFRFPEVERSGRDVVTLEGITKRYGAQTVYDHLSGRVERGQRIAVVGANGAGKTTLLKMVAGELVPDSGTVTLGHNVVVGYYAQHHADKLDRTNTILEEVRPLAADKPESYVRGVLGAFLFSGDDVEKPIGVLSGGERARVALAKLLLVPSNFLLMDEPTNHLDLDSSEMLIEALKLYGGTLLFVSHSRSFINGLSTQVWEVADGKLTPHPGNLDDYLYHQEQQRLEAEAAAGGAVAGRGEKASSGPMTEKERKRLEAEARQRKSVVEGPLKKEIARLEERIAKVEAEQKEREGQLADPVLYNDFARAKPLMDAHREGKSTLEELYAQWEAAQEKLAQATASLS is encoded by the coding sequence ATGAGCCTCGTCATCGCCCAGGACCTCAGCCTCTCCTATGGAAAGAAGGTCCTCTTCGACAGTGACAGCTTCTCCCTCGGGCCCAAGGACCGTGTAGGCCTCGTCGGCGCCAACGGGACGGGCAAGAGCACCTTGATGAAGATCCTGGCCGGGGTCATCCAGCCAGACTCGGGGTCCCTCACGTACCGCCGGCGGGCCCGCTGGGGGTATCTGCCCCAGGAAATCGCGGGACTTCCGGAGGGCACGGTGGTGGAGGCGGTGATGAGCACCGTCCCCGGCCGAGACACCCTGGAGAGCCGCCTGAAGGACACCGAGGCGGCGCTGGCGGAGGCCTCGGACGAGGAGGACCAGCTCGAGCTGGCCCAGTCCCTGGCGGACCTGCACGCGGAGCTGGACGACTTCGAGAACCGCTTCGGCAAGCACCACGCCGAGCGCATCCTCAAGGGCCTGGGCTTCAAGGACGCCGACCTGCTCAAGCCCACGTCGGCCCTGTCGGGAGGCTGGCGGATGCGCGCGGCGCTCGCCGGACTGCTGCTCCAGGACCCGGACCTCCTGCTGCTCGACGAGCCCACCAACCACCTGGACGTCCCCACGCTCACGTGGTTCGACGGCTTCCTGCGCCGGTCCAACAAGGCGATGGTCCTCATCTCCCACGACAAGGACTTCCTCAACCGGCAGATCGACCGGGTGGTGTCGCTGGAGCTGGAGGGCGTGCGCGAGTACGCCGGCAACTACGACGAATACAAGCGCCTGCGCGCCGAGGAGAAGGTGCTGCTCCAGGCCCGGGCGGAGAAGGTGGAGGCGCGGCGCGCGGAGCTCCAGTCCTTCATCGACCGCTTCGGCGCGAAGGCGACCAAGGCGAAGCAGGCGCAGAGCCGCGCCAAGATGATCGAGAAGCTGGAGAAGGTCCACGTCCTGGAAGAGCGGTCGACGATGAAGTTCCGCTTCCCGGAAGTGGAGCGCAGCGGCCGCGACGTGGTGACGCTGGAAGGCATCACCAAGCGGTACGGCGCTCAGACGGTCTATGACCATCTCTCCGGCCGGGTGGAGCGCGGGCAGCGCATCGCCGTGGTGGGCGCGAATGGCGCCGGCAAGACGACGCTCCTGAAGATGGTGGCCGGGGAGCTGGTGCCGGACTCGGGCACGGTGACGCTCGGGCACAACGTGGTGGTGGGCTATTACGCGCAGCACCACGCGGACAAGCTGGACCGGACGAACACCATCCTCGAGGAGGTGCGTCCGCTCGCGGCCGACAAGCCGGAGAGCTACGTGCGCGGCGTGCTGGGCGCGTTCCTCTTCAGCGGCGATGACGTGGAGAAGCCCATCGGCGTGCTCAGCGGTGGAGAGCGGGCGCGCGTGGCGCTGGCCAAGCTCCTCCTGGTGCCCTCCAACTTCCTGCTGATGGACGAGCCCACCAACCACCTGGACCTCGACTCGTCCGAGATGCTCATCGAGGCGCTGAAGCTGTACGGCGGCACGCTGCTGTTCGTCAGCCACAGCCGCAGCTTCATCAACGGCCTGTCGACGCAGGTGTGGGAGGTGGCGGACGGGAAGCTGACGCCGCATCCGGGCAACCTCGACGACTACCTCTACCACCAGGAGCAGCAGCGCCTGGAGGCGGAGGCCGCGGCGGGCGGCGCGGTGGCGGGTCGGGGCGAGAAGGCTTCGTCCGGCCCCATGACGGAGAAGGAGCGCAAGCGCCTGGAGGCGGAGGCCCGTCAGCGCAAGAGCGTCGTGGAGGGCCCGCTCAAGAAGGAGATCGCCAGGCTGGAGGAGCGCATCGCCAAGGTGGAGGCCGAGCAGAAGGAGCGCGAGGGCCAGCTGGCGGACCCCGTCCTCTACAACGACTTCGCTCGGGCCAAGCCGTTGATGGATGCGCACCGCGAGGGGAAGTCCACGCTCGAGGAGCTCTACGCGCAGTGGGAGGCCGCGCAGGAGAAGCTCGCGCAGGCCACGGCGTCGTTGAGCTGA